A window of Glycine soja cultivar W05 chromosome 13, ASM419377v2, whole genome shotgun sequence genomic DNA:
CAAAAtgactaatttaattataaatttaaaatttaattaactcatatataaataaattcaataattaatcaaattaaaacttaaattaaattatagaaaaaactGACCTTTGTTGGACAACGGAGGTCCATCATTTGTTTGGATTTTGAtaagtcataaattttaatttttttatcagcaaatgttaatgattaatttgttaatttttattgaaaaaatgcatgattttctctttttttcttctttcttaaccattcaattaattttatatctccattttaatttttaactccaGCGCCTGttacaataacaaaataatcttatgaaaaaaataaacaaaattaaaaactccCTAATAAGACTAAAAGGATCGCATTCAACCTTTTGCGAGCTACAAGCCTACAACTAACTAGCCAACAGGTGCAGCACTCATTTTACTTTAGGATTAGTTATATTTGATTGCAAAATGATAGcatatcaattttgatttttcctCCGTAATCAAGTAAAATGAGATTTGAATAAAAGCCCTCTCTTTGTGCTCTTGAATATTTGTTAACAGTGAGTGGTGACATGTATTCTATAGGGAATTGGTGTTAGAATTCTAAGAGAAGTTAATGATTAAACTGTAATTATGAGAAGTATTTAGAGGTAAGTCAGGTAACGACTACTCGATTGAattagtggttataaaagggttAACACCTATTAACATAAAATACAGTTCTCTTTTTAAAGTGTTTTTTCTAACTCCTGATCATCACGAAcgtagagagataaaaaaaatagtcaaggAAGTGAAACATtgtttctctcctctttcaagaaatcaaagtgcatcagaaaaaaaatctcactaTGAAGAAAAATACGCACTATTTATGTATTATGTGTGAGAATCATAGATTTCAAGATCATATTAgtttcttataataattaatataggaAATCTTTAAAATTTACATGTGGTAGTATCAAAAcatgtattataaaatttatgattctccaagaatgatttatttttttctcaattatgCATGAATCCTAATGATGAAAtttacagattttttttttttgttgcaagtatgaaattttatattgaaaaagATATCACTTAAATTGCTTTTCAAATTGTAAGTATAAATGATGTTTTACTACgagaaattatattattttgaaggTATGAGAAAGTATAAAATTGGAGAAAGCAAAAGTCGTATGTACGTATATTATCTATGGAATTCTTTGGAATTGCTATTCCAACCCACTTTTTGTTATTCTCAATCCCAtgtattcattttttctttcaatattattattaaaagtgattaaaggattgaaagtttatgCCCTGCAATTAAATTGAGGTGAATGCTTTAAAATTTTCGGTaacaataaatatgtatatgctaTATATTTGCTTGAATGTGAttggatttttattattttattggttataatgtgaatgtatgataTTTATTTGGCCTGGAATGGAATTAATAAAATGACTATGAATtgttaacaataataaatatgtaCAGGCcgtatatttatttgaaattaagtgtatgatgaatttgttagtcaccaaagtggccaaatttataaggttatttaattctaaattagtgattatttcaattactcaGAATAAcagatgctaaattatatgattattggtttatgggtaatttaaattcattgttataagacATTTATGGATCGctcaaaggttgattagttgttcttataattaatgaatataattgtaggcgatttgtgtgtataattagttttatttatatacccaaaggaaataagtactactaattggtgcatatttaattgtcaaataatgttaagaatTCTATTAGCATCATGATGTGTGTATGTTGTGTattggtgtatcacccaaaggagaacatcaatatatattgatttttatctGAATGAATTATATGTATGACATGTGTTTTATCTCTCAAAACGcttatgtaaattttattatgcaGTACTTGTTCCCAATTCATTAAACTCTCATGTACCATTTGTGCCAATTTTTAATGGGCTTAATTTCTCTGATTGGgatgagcaagtccaatttctTTTCAGTGTTTTGGATCTTGATCTTACTGTATTGGAAGAAATGCTTGCTACTATTACTGATGCTATTAACAATGAAGAGAAAGCCCATTATAAAGTTTGGGAAAGATCTAACAAACTCAGCCTAATGTTCATGAGAATGATTGTTGTATACAATATTAAGAAAACTCTCCCTAAGACCGATAATGCTGAAGAGTTTATGGGTTTAGTAGGAGAACGCTCTCAAACAGCTGATAAGTCTTTTGTTGGaacattaatgagtacattgaccaccataaaatttgatggttcacgtactatgcatgaacatgtcattgagatgacaaacattgcaaCAAGACTTAAGATCTTGGGAATGGttgtgaatgagaactttcttgttcGGTTTATTTTGAACTCATTATCGTCTGAGTATGGTCCGTTCCAAATaagctataataccatgaaagataaatggaatgtgcatgaattgcacagtATGTTAGTTCAAGAAGAAACGAGACTTAAGAATTAAGGAAGTAACTCAGTccattatgtaagccaccaagggaatcaaggagctGAAAATAAATTTGTGAAAAAGCATGATAAAGGAAAAGAGCCATTAAAGATCAATGATGATCCTATGTAGATCCAGAAGAAGGCATCAAAGATCAATAATTATCATTTCTATGGGAAATCTTGACACTTCTAGAAGGATTGCCCAAAGCGTAAGTCTTGgattgaaaagaaaagtaaGTTTAATGctcttgtatgttttgaatcaaacttatcTGAAGTTTcccataatacatggtggattgatttTGGATGTACGACTCATATTTCTAATACTATGCAGGGATTtcttacaatccaaaccataagcccaaatgacAAGTTCGTCTTCATGAGGAATAGAGTGAAAGGTCCAGTAGAAGTAGTTAGAATTTATCGTTTAAAACTTGACACTggacatcatttagatttatTGGAAACTCTTTATATACgtagtttatctaggaatttactttcattatctaaacatgatgttactggatactctttttattttggtaattgatgtttcagtttatttaaagcataatcatctcattggtactagtgttctttgtgatggtttatataaattgaaattagaggGGTTGTATGctgaaatcattttaactctACATCATAACATTGGCACTAAAtgtagtttagtgaatgaatgatctgctttcttgtggcataaacatttaggtcacatttctagagaaaggatacaaatattaataaagaatgaaattattccttatctagattttacggatctaaatatttgtgtggattatattaagggaaaacaaacaaagcAAACAAAGAAAAGAGCTATAAGAAGCACTCAgattcttgaaattgtgcatattGATATTTGTGGGTCCTTTGATGTTAATTCTTTCAGAAAGGAAAAgtattttatcacctttattgatGACTATTCACATTACAGTTATGTCTACTTATTGCATGAGAAATCTCAGGCAGTGGATGTCTTagaaatttacttgaatgaaATAGAAAGACAATTAAACAGAAAGGTAAAAATTGTTAGGTTTGGTAGAGGTGGTGAGTATTAGGAAAGATACGATGAAACTGAGCAACAGCTAGGTCCATTTGTTAAACTCCTTTAGAAACGTGGCATTTGTGCCCAATACACAAAACctggtacaccacaacaaaatgatgtATCAGAAAGGcataatagaactttaatggatatggttaaGAGTATGTTAAGCAATTCAACTTTACCCGTATATTTCTGGATGTATACCTTGAAAATTGTTATGTATTAATTGAATAAGGTTCCTAATAAGGCAATTCCACAGATACCTTTTGAACTATGGACGAACAAAACACCTAGTATAAGACACCTGCATGTTTGGAGTTTCCAGACATAAATAAGGGTTTCCAGACACTTGATGTTAGTCTAAGGAGTGAAACAACGTAATTTAATTATcttgtatattttattcataattaaaaatgtgttaaaaCTTATGAACGATATAAGTTTGTAAGATTCCTCTCCAATCATATAATTatcaaagttaattaaaattaattagtctaTCAAACTTAACCAACAAATAAGGCACTATTTGTTAATTATATGCGGCAAGGACGGGTTCAACAAGCCTCTGTGTATGACTTTTTCTTGATGTTACTCTCCTGTGTTTATGTGTTTATATAGcgaaatcttttttaaaaataaattatcaacagGTATatttattcaccaaaaaaagagAAGCAAAAGGTATATtgatttgtaatttaattatataatttaaaataacttacaatttttaatttagtcaaattaatattatttttatcaaattcaaatataaatatactttCAACTATTTTCGTGTGTATAATTATGCATTAGtctgtgttttattttttatttatttatatagctAGGTAATCATGTATATAGGAACTTTATAGATAAAAGTTTACTCTTTGGTTATCAAAATGGTGAATATTTTAACATTCCAAAACTTTATTCCCCACATTTTATTTTGGTTGGGGTTTTTACTACAACAGAAAATATGTATAAGATGAATACCATGAGTTAATATCCCCTCAAAttactttctaattttttttattttacagaattttagttaaatttgcAGAATTTAAATTTGCTTTACTAGGTCCttctaattttcaatttttgaaacTAAATCCTAGGGAGGCCTATGACGAAGAAAAACATTGTTCAAGATGTTGTATGTCATGCCAATATATAAAAACTTAACATAATTTTCATTCTGTCATAGGCTTTGTTTAGGGgcttatttaaaaacaaaaaattaaaatcacgcATAATTCTTGTGCTACTTACCATGTCGTTTTCACTTTTCAGCACTGGGACAGGCAAGTCTGACAATTTGGAATTCATTCACATTTCACACAGATGGGCTCCAAATTAATCTTTATGTGGACGGTGGGAGTGTTGAgggcaaataaataaatatcatgtgATAGATAGTGGGCTTTGTCCAGCAGCTAGGCCCAACCTGATGTCTACAGGGATGATTAAGATTTGTGGGCCAATCCACCACTGGACCTTTATTTATAGTAGTGACAGCAAATATCCTTGTCTTTTTTCTGGTTTTATGTGTGCGTGTGGTTAATTGTCTCAAAATGGAAATTTTGTTACATGCGTTGTTGCTtacttttttggatttttttttctttatctttcggTTTTGGGATTGGTCATTTCAAAAGCCGAAATCTATAATTTACTTTTTGGATTGGTCATACTAGAAGTCAAAAAACAGATGTGCAGGAAACAACAGTCTTATGCCTCATGCTGTTTTGAGGGGAAAAATAAAGGCTCTGACTGATTCATTATATCAATAATTGGGTTTAGAGTTTGGACTATATATGCTTTGTTGCTTGTGGaaaaatgcttcttttttttcttcttttcttaaaGTTTGGTTCTTTGTGATTTTGACTCTTGATCTACACCAATATACtaatgtaaaatatgtttacTAATGATATATTGGTTGTTTTAGTATGCCTATATTGATATATTTGGGTATATTTTGAAATGGTGATATTTTATCGTTGTTTGGattaaaattagagaatttTTACGGAGCTCCTGTTAATTTAGaggtattgatattgttgattttttttaactaataggaATCGAGttgtattattatattattattttaaatttaatgataattaaaaaaactttaattttttttcaaaaaattgttaccaaaagattaatttaaagaaaaaaaaataaggatatgCCAATTAGCATAATAAGAACCAACACGATATGACaacaaatcaataaaattattaaaaaatcacaattttaaaattttgaatttcattcttatctttttttaagtCTTTGCATTTTAGGAATTTTAGGTATCTTATATAATtctcttaagttttttttctattgagagtttaattcttaatattttttatatttattacttaattaaaatgttaaaattatgcaaaaaaaatttgacaaaacactaaaagataacaaaaagtatataaaatacctaaagagaaaatatatactttttgtatataaaaattatatataattgacaAAGCACAAAATTGGCATATATAACTTAAGAGAATTATATAAAATacctaaaatttgtaaaatgcaaagacttaaaaaaaataagaatggaattcaagattttaaaattgtgaattttttaatcaCTTTCTTGATTTGTGGTcttatggtgttgcttgttatTATGCTAAATTGGCATATTCTTTTTTTGCCTTAAATTAATCTTTTGttaacaatttctttttaaaaattaaagtttcttttttcaaattatcattaaattttaaaataacaatataataataaaacttaattcCTATTAGTTGAAAAAATCAACTGTATCAATATCCCAAATTAACGAAAGCACGATAaaaattctcttaaaattaagtATCAAGCTTACATTTGCCATAAAACTTAAGAAGAAAAATGGGGCTTTGGTCCTATCATGAGGATCTCGTGGCTCTTGAGAAAGGAGAATAAGAccccaaaaaattattttcttaagtgACTAAATGAGTTAGAACACTTAAATCAAGTGACTAGGAAAATTGGTAGGAGTTTTAACGTAAAAGATTGCTTAAAGATttggtttttttgtaaaaaaaaaatggcaaatAAAATTTTGCAGACCTTAATACGGtgagataaaatatttgaaagtgattataaattattttttataaacttagtgcctaaaaaaatactagacttaggaaaaaaaatgtggaaTATGAAGAAGTGATTCTAAACTAGTTTCGAAGTCTAAAATTCATGAGTTAAAagggaaattgaaattttgtgattagtaatttaaaatactagtttacttaacataatttatttaagtcctaattcttatttttatttttccaataaagcaatgatattttttattttcccaataattcttatttcttttttacctCTCTtttattgtcacatcatatcaaTTGTTATACTTATATTCTTTTTCTCTCACTAGGTATAAAATAGCATTTGGATGTCTAACTGTATTTATGCAGGATGATAAGAATTTTaaccaaaaagaagaaaaggaaggaaaagatTTCCTTATTTAGTTTGATTAAAGAGAAGGAATTAATAGACAGAAAAGGGTGTCCTTCTGGTTAGCAAGGGAAGGGGAGAAAGGGTCTCGATCCCTTTCTTCCATTTTAATAAACACCTTTCAAAAAGAACATCGTGCTTTTTGTTCTTCCTTAATTTTTCTCTTCGTTCTCATTTAATTTCATCATGAGTATTACTTTGTGGTCCACAACAAGGGAAGTTCGTCAAGCAATTGTAAGAGCCAGAGCCTGCTAAGATGATGAATGAGTGTACTGTGTAACCTAAGCTCTAAAGCTTCCTAAGTCCGTTCCACATGCCAAGGGCCAACTATGAACTATCCCAGTTGTAACATCCACGCACGTATCAAAATGAATTCAAGTACGGCTGAATGCTCCGCCACAGAATTATATCACCCCAAGTTAATAATCTCGAATTTTGGGTCAACCCAAGCATAAAAAGTAATGAATCACACAAGCATTATCATGATCACGTACAGTATACATAAATGTCGTATTCACATGAACATAAAAGCATCGTCAACCCTAAAAGTTAATTTTGGTTgttaagtttaaattaaaaaattgtcacaTAAAATTTGAGAACATTTACTAActtttaatctaataataaaactaaactTATAAAACTCAAGttgaattctttatttatttttagtgagTTCATTCTATCTTTTCACCCACTCAAaaactttcattttaatttaaaaattattttttaataattaattaaacgcCTTGCTTCAGATTGTTTGTCTATAAGAAGTTCATAAGAATTCGTGTATATATGATAGTATGTTTAAGTTAATTAACTTTAACAAAAGAATTAACATAAACAACTCAATTAGAGTTTCTGTTATCTGATTAGtcatcaataaatttatatatactaaaaaGAGAGAACTTCTCAACAATCACagagaaaataagttatgtACTAATAAATAGTATAAAAGTTTGAACcatcattcaattataaatctCCACAcatgataagtttattaatctttataataaacttttacaaaatcattttaaggataatttgtaattaattaatagtgtgAAAGTGTTTTACACTTACCTCGTTaaactcaaaatcaaaatccatAAGTTTTGAAAGATaccataaaatttttataatatataacagAAAAGATTTATGATACAGCTTGTTTTTTGATTAAAATATCGACCATACAGCAATCGCTATATAACTTTTGAATTTATCACTAATATCTATGATGAATTACATCTACAgactattaatatatatatatatatatatatatatatatatatatatatatattgcaacaGAAATTGCAAGTTCCTCTCTGGTTTGGAGAGACAGTGTGCAAGTGTTTTTTGGGTTTACCTAAGTGGTCATCAGTTTGACCACAGAGTCAAATCCACAGTGGTTTCCCCACCAACCCAATTGAACCCTCTTTCCAATGCCGGCGGTGTGATAATCAACGCTTCGGCCATGCTGTTCAGCAACTCCGGCATGTTAAACACCTCCTCTTCATCCCAAAAGAACCTTTCAGAACCTCCTTCTTTTGACGAAAACTCCGAAGAGTCTTCGTCCAAAGAGAAGCTTCCAGAACCTGATCCTTCTAAGGAACCCTCCCTTTGGAGTTGTTGAGACTCTGCACAAGAAAAATGCTTCTCCGCCGCCTGCGTCGCCGCAAACTGAATGGCCCTAACGGAACACGTCCGCGAGTTGAGGCGCGGCAACGAGGTGGCGGCGTGCGGGAAGTTTAAGGAAGCATTGTCGCCCTTGAAAGCCAAGGCGGCAACATCGTACGCTATAGCAGCCATGTCGGGGTGCGTGAATGTTCCGAGCCACACGCGCGCGTTTTTGTTGTTAGGTTGTCGCAGCTCGCACACCCACTTCCCGTTCCTCTGCCTCACCCCCTTGTAGACCGGGTGACGCGTCTCGTGGAACTTCTTCCTCCCAGCCCTCCGTTTCTGCATTTCGTCCCGTCTTGTTTTCCTTCTAATGTACTTAGCGTGCTATCAAACACAGATGGGTATAAATACTACTCGAGATCCATAATTCTGAAATTTCATCTAGTCATTGATGTGACAAAGATAGTCAATAGATTACTGATCGAATCCGTGATATATTATCAACGGCCGTGTAAGCCACTAGATCACTGAGACAACGGCAttagattttcaatttttttgaattttaatattttttaaaaaaatatttgttattaattttaattattaaatgataaattaagttatagtataatatattatttggtattatttttattaataagaccacaaatattaaatatagatgtaagtattattataaataatttaagtatatttttcttatttatttaaaaaaattaagcaaattattttatatctattttgcATTCTACCTCTTTTCTCTCtacaaatatattcattttgcaTCCTACCTCTTTTCTCCTTGATTTTTGGATCTAACAAATGATCCTTGTAAATGattttgaagttaaaaaaattaaaaaattaatataaaaattgatattttatataatatattaagtctttttaaaatttttgtaaaaaaaaaattcctttaaCATTTTCACCTTAGGTTCAAAATGTTTATACACGGTCATGTAtattacatataaatatataattaatattatttaagtaagaaatatttattcattttctaaaatttaaaataataattaataataatgagacatcaaaataatattgtaaagattttttttttttgtaaaactgaTCGGATGAGATCGATTCAACTGAGACGGGTTTAATGACGTCATCTTGAATCAAGTGATCAATCTAATAATATAACCGACTCAATTAAATTATCACGATTAGATCGGTTCAATCGATCAGACCCAACCCAATTTTACAAATATACTCGTGAAAAATGAATCGAATATCGAACCAAAGATCCCTAGCAGAACTAGAAATTTTACAACTGTTGTGAGGGATTAGGCTCAAGTTTTAGTACGTGGAAGAGTGTTTTGATGAGGGTGGGTTTTATATggtgagaaaaaaagaaaaaaaaaaagtggggatCGCGAGGGGACTTGTGTGGCATGTTGCGACACCACGATGTGGCGCGGTTGGCACGGAACGTGACATAGCTACAGCGACTTATGGTGGCACCTGGATGGTGTGAGAAGCGTGCTTAAATTGTTTGGACCAGAATATTTTATGATGTTCGTGTCTCACTGCGAAGTTTGATTCACAAACCCACGTggaggaaaagaagaagaatagaaaaatattccaatataaaaagtttatttgaaGTCGTTGTTATAGGCAAAAAGTGATTGTTTCGTAAAAACCGTTTCATATTAGGGATTAGTAGTTACGATGATAATCTTTAAGTAATTGCTAAGTTGTTAGGAGACTCATAAAGTATTGtcattattgttaattatttataaaggaTTGGTGAACGAAGTGAGACTTGAACTTGGAGTTACACGTGTCGATTATAAAAATAGCTAAAAAGAGACGTAAAGTGTGAAGGGTTGACATGGGTAATGACGCAAAGACCCACGAACGGGAGGGTCACTTAAATATACTATCACTTACAttgttctaaaatttaatttaattgtttagaaAGAAGATAAATTTGTCATCTCTATTTTTATTGAGTTAGAGTTGCTGTGtgaaatgttattattttatattaaaattacttaaaatatttatttatataaaaaaattaagatcatgttataaattttcatgctagagtatattataaaaataatagtgttTTTTATTGATTGTATAATAACTTAGGAATacccttatattttattttaataaagtgcttttatttgtaaataagttatttttattacaaatatatttaactttttatttcgatagatttttaacaatatatttttatataataaaatatgtaatttagcatattttaaatttcttatttaattataacgTGCTACCGTACAaggaatatttataatattttaacaaaacagCATAATATAATATGTCATAATTGATGTCATGGGGAAAGCAAAGTAAGACTACTTTGCCACGACTGATACTGACACGTGCTATTTTCTAAAGATTCGAATTATCTATCAGACCTgttcttttttccattttttgaaGACTGGGGCTCATATGTTCCCTATTTACAATTGTTGTTGTAACGGGAATACGATTTCCACAACATACGGTTGTAATTGttacttattttttagttttgtgaTTGAAATTAAGCTGATTGATTCATTtaggtcattttttttttcaaatgagtttgtaacaaaattatttattagtacGAGTGTGTTTTGACTATAGACCGAGTAAATCAAAAGTTTGACGATGTGACATACCACATAAGTGTCCTACAATTTGAAGTTACAATTTATGATTATTAGTTTAATCACTTTTTTTGTGTGTCATGATAGTGACCACCTCATATGGTCTGAAGTTATAATTGGTGATTGCTACCTAATTACTTGAACTAAAGCTGCAATTCATGATTGCTGCTTTCTataacattgtttttttaatatttaaatatgttaacaaatatatatatatatatatatatatatatatatatatatatatatatatcatcttattctttctatttttaaaagttttataagatatttatgtttttataatttgaataaaagtatatttttttatttttacacgttgtatgtaatatttatatttgtccgcataagtattt
This region includes:
- the LOC114380927 gene encoding dehydration-responsive element-binding protein 1D-like; amino-acid sequence: MQKRRAGRKKFHETRHPVYKGVRQRNGKWVCELRQPNNKNARVWLGTFTHPDMAAIAYDVAALAFKGDNASLNFPHAATSLPRLNSRTCSVRAIQFAATQAAEKHFSCAESQQLQREGSLEGSGSGSFSLDEDSSEFSSKEGGSERFFWDEEEVFNMPELLNSMAEALIITPPALERGFNWVGGETTVDLTLWSN